The Pseudorasbora parva isolate DD20220531a chromosome 19, ASM2467924v1, whole genome shotgun sequence genomic sequence TCAAGGTCAGAGATTGAGCACATTAAAAGCACTGTGCGGTCGCCACAGAGTGCTGGAAATGTACCAGAACTGCCATAtcgagaaatagaggaggatgGGTCTTCTGACACCTACTGGCCACTGCATTCTGACTTGGATGCACCGGGACTGGACCTTGGCTGGCCTCTGCAGCAACATTGTTTTGTGGGGCCCACAGAGGTCACAATGTTGGTGAACCCTGCTGACCCCGAACTGTCCAGCATTAAGGAGCATGCACGGCGACTCATCAAAAATGCTCATCAGGTTAGTGCTTTCAGATTTATAAATGACGTAAGGCTAGAAtcaagaatataaataaattaacataCAAATGCCTAAAAGGTGCACTAATTATTTTTCACTCATGTGTTAAAAATGATGAACACTTGTATTAAATGAAGACTATAACCATACTGATTTTATGTTGGTTAtgctcaaaaataataatggcaGGCTGCGATTACTTTGTTTTGCAATAGCTTCAGTAAATTCAAAAATTTGTTTGACGTAACATCAGTGCTGACTTTGTTATGACCGTGCCATGATTTTGGTAAGTGCAACATAAGCAAAAATGACTGAGTGCACCTTTTGAAAACATAAATCACAAATTTTGTGCCATAATTCtatgggttacactttattttaaggtgtccttgttacagtgcaattatatatttaagtattgagtaatattattttacaatttactgtaattaatatggtaagtacatgtaacatatgtagcAAGGACCCTAAAATAAGGCATGCATGTCATGTTTAATCAGAGGACATCAGACTGGACATTAGACATCAGTTGGTTCTTTAAGAAAAAGCTATgcatttaaagatttttttcttcagtatcaAAGTAAAGTTTACTAAAATAAGTGCAATCGTCAACTCAATGGACAGCTCGGGGTGATTGCTATTTACATTTTTCTCCTCTTTCTAACAGGTCATTGCAGTAGTGATGGATATTTTCACCGATATTGATATATTTTCTGATCTTCTGGATGCGACAGCACGTCATGTGCCCGTTTATATTCTGCTGGATGAACAAAATGCCCATCATTTTGTTAACATGGTGGCAAGCTGTAAAGTTAACCTGGATATGATCCATGTAAGTTTAACTGATCTCAACTAGCctatgttttaattaaaattttatGAAAACACAGGCTTAATGGTGACTTTACTGGTTTCAGATGATGCGGGTACGGACAGTAGCAGGCATTACCTATTTCTGCCGCTCAGGGAAATCATTTAAAGGTCAAGTGATGGACCGCTTTCTTCTGACAGACTGCAGAGCAGTGATCAGTGGAAACTATAGGTGAGCTTAGTGACATTTGAATGCAGATacgatttttttctctctctattGTATGGGCACGTATGTGGCGTTCTAAAtgtttctttccttttttcCAGCTTTATGTGGTCGTTTGAGAAGATCCACCGCTGCATCGCCCATTTGTTCCTTGGAGAACTAGTTGCCACTTTTGATGAGGAGTTTCGTATTTTGTTTGCTCAGTCTCAGCCTCTTGTTGTTGAAAATGCCCTTGTACCCATGCCACAAGATAGTTACCTCGGCAACCAGTTTGGCATAAAAAGGACTCAGTCACAAAGGAATCCCAGAGGATATCATCGCCAGCCTGAACTGACTGGTTACCCATTTGGGGATCGTCTTGAATCTATACTACCTTTTCGGAGGGAAGACCCGTTCCGCCATACGATTGAACCAGGTGCAGGTCCTATGCAGGTCACAAAATATGCATCACAGCAGTTCAGGATGCAACAGTCATTCTTGGATCAAGGACGCTCAATGATGGCCTCCCAGCAGCTGGAAATGAACGCCTTTAAGAGGCATAGCTATGCAGAGGGAACCCGCGAGACCTACTCCTCCTCCCGGCAATACATGAAACAGCGTGTTATGAACAACTTGGAGGAGAAGGAATCGCATTACCAGCGAGAACAACATTACTATCAGAGCGAGGGCATGGGACATGATTCTGAACGCGGGCCATATGACCGCCTTAACTACGGCATGTATCAGACAGATCAACAGTCTGATTCTGGATATCCCCCTGAACTTGAAGCACCAGGAAATGTGAATGTTTTATCCTCTGATGACCTCAAAAGTGATTCAGAAAAGCAATATAATGCAGGAGGGGGACGCTACGGTCCACAAAGCCACAAGAGGCCTGCTGCGGGCCACTCATACGCCTGTCAGAGTTCGCCGACTCAACCACATCCTCCAGACCAAAAGCACTTGTTCTCCTCTGGAGAGCAGGTAAGGCAGTCCCAGGACCCCAGTGTGAAGCAGGGGTTGCGTAGCTGGAGAATCAACTCTTATCTCAGCACTTGTGAAGATACTGGAGAGGAGGGACTGCATCAGCCCATGGGTCCAGATGCTTTTGATGAGCCACATCAACAACCTGACAGCAGACTTTATGGCTCAGAGGGACCAGGCCTTCATTTTAACAATAGAGAGCGTCCCAATATCCCAAATAAGCCAAATCTTGACTTGCGACCACGTTTTGGTAAACCCATCATTCAAGATAGGAATAAGGGAAAAGATATTATCCCTGACCTGGGTCCCATTAGTTCTGACACATTAAAGCCAGCAGTTTCAGCTTCATCACTAGCATCTTCAACAGACAATGAGAAGGAGGGGGAATCAAGGGAAATCAGCATTACCAAGCATGAGTCCTTCCGAAGTCGAATTAACCCAATGCTGCAAAGGAGCTCAAGACTACGGTCTTCTTTAATCTTCAGCTCCTCGAAACTGGAGCAACACAGTTCCTCGCAAACTAAGTCTGGTGGGGAGTTACAAGAGGAAAAAGAAGAGAGCGAGCCTATTCGATACTCATCCATTGTGGCAGAGATTCTCGAGAAGAGGAGATCGCTGTCAAGAGAGCCATTTGATTGGAATAAGCATAAAAAAGCAGATGAAAAAGATGTTCAAAACTCATCAACAGGGGACCTGACTACGATCAGAGATGCCAAAGAGGAGCCCGTCAAAGAAATTGAGAAACCTGACAACCCTGAACCTCAGGAAAGCAAAGTTACAAAGCCGACAGAGCCTTCGACATCTCAGAAAACAACTTCTTCCCTAAACATGAATGATCCAGCAAGTCGACTTCAGTACTTCAAAGATCTGCAAGAAAAGAGAAAGGCCTCAAAGTTAGAGTTAGATTTGGGTACTAAAACTCAAGAAGCAGCCATGAAAAAGCCAGACCTCGCCGATTCAGCAATAAAAGTTCCAAATGTGCATGTTACTTCAGAGGAGTCCACTGTAAAGGCACAAGAACCATCATTTACACTAACAGATCCTGTACCACAGCACCTGACATTCAAATCAAATCCAAAACCCACTGAAGTCTGTGTGGACAAGCCATACACGAAAAGCCAAACTCAGACTGAGAGCACAGCTGATGTGGCAAAGAAAGAGCCTGCTAAGGAACCAACTAAGTCACTTCGGCCTTTCCCTTCACCCAAGTTCTTAAAACCATTCAAAAGCTCTCAGTCCTCACATCATCGTCGGATCTCATGCGGTGAGGAGATTCTCACGGATGCGACAGATGCTGAAAAGACTGAGCTTAAGAAGTCCCGTAGCCTCAGCTCATCGGGCATTTCCCGCACAGAGTCCAAAGAAAGCCTGAGCTCCCTAAACCTTGGGAGCTCTGATGGCAAAGATACAAAGGCCCTTGACTTCCTCAAGAAACAAACGCAGAGATTGAAGGGTCTCCTTGGGCCAAAAGGAGAAAAGAAGCACTCAGCAGTGTCCCACTCTCAAGAGGACAAATCAATGAAAACAGTCCCTGAGGTGCAAGAGGAGGCCTCAGGCAAAGAGAAACCCACCGAATCCATATCATCTTTGACCACAGTAGAGACCAACAAACCCAATGCAAAACCAACCCAATCACGCTACCAGTCCTCTACCTCAAATGTAATATTCAGCAGCAACCTCAGGGATGATACCAAGGTGATCCTAGAGCAAATCTCAGCAAATAGCCAGAAGAATAGACAGCAGAACGAAGAGTCTGGGAAAAGCGAGGAAAGCAAGGAAGATGTTGTTTCCAATTCGTCCATCCAAAGCCGGAATCGGTTCGGCCGAGCTCCAGTCAACCCACAGGAGAGGGACAATCTACTGAAGAGAATAGAAAGCATGCGCAAAGAAAAGAAAGTCTACAGTCGCTTTGAGGTACTTTTTCGTAATCAAGAAGAGTGTTGCTGGGAGCAGGGAAATGTAGA encodes the following:
- the fam83hb gene encoding protein FAM83H, which gives rise to MAHRSQSSSLGDNPLDPNYLRPHYREEYRMAIDALVEEDIEGYYGFLQSANVFDFLSRSEIEHIKSTVRSPQSAGNVPELPYREIEEDGSSDTYWPLHSDLDAPGLDLGWPLQQHCFVGPTEVTMLVNPADPELSSIKEHARRLIKNAHQVIAVVMDIFTDIDIFSDLLDATARHVPVYILLDEQNAHHFVNMVASCKVNLDMIHMMRVRTVAGITYFCRSGKSFKGQVMDRFLLTDCRAVISGNYSFMWSFEKIHRCIAHLFLGELVATFDEEFRILFAQSQPLVVENALVPMPQDSYLGNQFGIKRTQSQRNPRGYHRQPELTGYPFGDRLESILPFRREDPFRHTIEPGAGPMQVTKYASQQFRMQQSFLDQGRSMMASQQLEMNAFKRHSYAEGTRETYSSSRQYMKQRVMNNLEEKESHYQREQHYYQSEGMGHDSERGPYDRLNYGMYQTDQQSDSGYPPELEAPGNVNVLSSDDLKSDSEKQYNAGGGRYGPQSHKRPAAGHSYACQSSPTQPHPPDQKHLFSSGEQVRQSQDPSVKQGLRSWRINSYLSTCEDTGEEGLHQPMGPDAFDEPHQQPDSRLYGSEGPGLHFNNRERPNIPNKPNLDLRPRFGKPIIQDRNKGKDIIPDLGPISSDTLKPAVSASSLASSTDNEKEGESREISITKHESFRSRINPMLQRSSRLRSSLIFSSSKLEQHSSSQTKSGGELQEEKEESEPIRYSSIVAEILEKRRSLSREPFDWNKHKKADEKDVQNSSTGDLTTIRDAKEEPVKEIEKPDNPEPQESKVTKPTEPSTSQKTTSSLNMNDPASRLQYFKDLQEKRKASKLELDLGTKTQEAAMKKPDLADSAIKVPNVHVTSEESTVKAQEPSFTLTDPVPQHLTFKSNPKPTEVCVDKPYTKSQTQTESTADVAKKEPAKEPTKSLRPFPSPKFLKPFKSSQSSHHRRISCGEEILTDATDAEKTELKKSRSLSSSGISRTESKESLSSLNLGSSDGKDTKALDFLKKQTQRLKGLLGPKGEKKHSAVSHSQEDKSMKTVPEVQEEASGKEKPTESISSLTTVETNKPNAKPTQSRYQSSTSNVIFSSNLRDDTKVILEQISANSQKNRQQNEESGKSEESKEDVVSNSSIQSRNRFGRAPVNPQERDNLLKRIESMRKEKKVYSRFEMGNNLG